A segment of the Lycium ferocissimum isolate CSIRO_LF1 chromosome 10, AGI_CSIRO_Lferr_CH_V1, whole genome shotgun sequence genome:
ACACGCTCTATGGCATGATCATCCCGTGTTTCCTTCCTAGGGGGCTTATTCAAAACATGCTTCCTATGGGAGACGACGGTGGTCGAAATGTGAGCCTCGAGAGATGACTCAATCTCAACAGGAGACAGGTCCACAGGCgcagaagaatgaacctgaaataacatataaacaatttagtttagatttatGTTAAACTAAACAtggaataacatataaacaattaataaatacattattttattgtaaaaaatcaaacctgtgtgtcgacggGCTCCTGAGATGGCTGGCTAGAGGGCTCATGAGCTGGCTCCTTAGCGGTCTCCTGAGTGGGCCTCGGAGCCAGAGATATAGATGGTGCCGGAGTAGGAGACGGGTTCATAGGCCcagaagaatgaacctgaaataacatataaacaatataGTTTAGTTTTATGCTAAACTAAacataaaataacatataaacaattaatttaatacattacttaattgtaaaaaaatcaaacctgCGTGTCAACGGGCTCCTGAGACAGCTAGCGAGAGAGCTCCTGAGATGGTTCCTCAGTGGTCTCCTGAGCGGGCCCTGGAGCAGGAGACATGTCGAACTCCTCGAATAAGTAATTGAAGTCCAGCTCTGTGCCACCTTGTAGATCACGAGCTGGCCGCTCACCCTGTGGATGATGAACTAGCGGCTGTGCAGGCGATGGCCAGAACATGTGATCTGAACATAAATCCGGCGTATATACAGGTGTCGACGGATGCCCTGAGGTCGACTGCCGGTAAGAAGTCTACGGGATCTCTGAAGTCGACGGAGGCTGCTGGGCTAGAGTTGAAATTGTTGTATAGTCGTCAGGCTCATCTACTAGACCACAACCCCCTCTGGCCCTACCCTCTAGGCCACCAGCCCCTCTGGCGCTACTACCTCAGCCACTAACCCCTCTGGCCCTACCCTCTCGGCCACCAGCCCCTCTGGTATGACCACGACCACGATCACGACCGCCAGCTGCCTGATGCGGGACCTCTAGAACAGGTTCGTCGACATGTTCGAGCTCTTGCGCCTGCTGCATACCACCCTCGGCTAGCTGAACCATCCCCCCTGCATATTCCGCTGTCTCAGGAGCATCCATATGGTCCAAGCTCTCTCAGCGCATCCTCTGAACGGTCCATAGCTGCATTTGTTTGCAAATATTAATGATTGAAGAAATTTGTAACGTAATACATAAAACGATTAattaagtttaagactaataaaacttaccaACGCCTCATACTGTCCTGTGAGAGCTGCATATCCTCGGCCATCTGCACGAGGCCTCGCGGGGTTGCCAATCAAGCTGCGAGTGATCCGCGTGTACCACTGCATGTATGTCTAGAACGGAGTCGCATGTCCGACCATCGCTAGCGTCCCCACCCGCTGATCCCAACGGTGGACTTGGAGCTTCAAAAAGGCCCACTATGTATCAGTGACGGCCGTGCGCTCGTCCCGCGTAAAATGGTCGTGCTCCCAAGTAGCTTGCTCAGGTAAATTCTGTACATAGCCGAACTGTCGTAAGATGCGGTTGATCGCGTGATCCTCAACAATGTCCATATGTATGAACGGACACCGCGACCTCCACGAGGGATCACCTGCCCTACAAAATGCTGGCAGTTGATCCAAAATCTGATCATACGGTGTCCATACAAAAGCctgtaaaaataattgaattagttaacaataaaggactaaaatcataaaaaataataataacatactAATGTTAAATCAAAAAAACTTACCATCCGACGTCATACGATCCAGCTGATCCCTGAACGGGAGAATACTGTGGTGCATATCCACATATCGGATAATGCCTTCTCTCATCCATCTCCGCGCGTAAGGCATCGCCTCATCAATATAGTCGAGTGGAGGGTCAGCAGCTATAGGCTGAAAATGTCTCATCCTAGTCCACACTCATATCTGAAagggtcattaaaaaaaaatatattagtcGTCATTTCAAAAAGCtatatttagaataaaattacacacacttaaatatagtACCTGGAGGAGCGGGTAAAATGCAGCGACATCGGTCCTCGCGCCTATAGATGCTCTACAAAATTCACGATACATGAAAGCCAGAACAGCAGTGCCCCAATTGTAACATCTCAACTCACCAGATGCTCCAGAAAGGGCAAATACCTCAAGCTCATATGGGAACCCGATGTGTTCGGGAACAGGATGCCCCCGAATATGACGAGAAGATACAGACGAGCACGTCGGTCAACATCAACCTGAGGTGTGTCCTCTGTAATCGGATGTTGCATGTCTACGAGGCGCAAGTGAGCGAAGAGGGAATGCATCGACAGCCGACTCTGTCCCCATATAACATGCGGCTCCGGCACAAAAGcagtgagcctagtcaactcctgCCGATACGATGGCATCTGATGCGGCTCCTCAATATAAAAAGCGCGTCCATCGACTTGGAGACCGTAAAGGACCTCTACGTCGGGAAGGGTGATAGTGGCCTTACCagtgcggagatgaaatgtatggGTCTCCAGTCGCCATAGCTCAATCATGGCTGTCACAAGAGCCCTGTCATAATATAGATACCGCCCTGATATAGTATCTCTAAGACACGAGGATGTGGGGGCTGAACTGCTAAAATATCCCATGCTTGTTCCATAAACCTAGGACGGACCAAGCGGGTGGGATCTACATCCGAATCCCATACTAGCTGGGACCTATTCTGTTGTTGTAGATAAAGTACCTTCGGCTCGAAGGGCCCCGGATGAAGGGGGCGGGATCCATGGAGGTGTCGTATCTgttttacacatttttaattaatcattaacatgtaatattaattatgtaatcttttatcgaaaaattatactaaggatgttcaatcctaaactaaagATGTTCAgacctaaactaaggatgttcaattatactaactaactaagactttaatgaaaaattatattaaccatctaaatttgcgaattaataattgttaattaattattatactaactacaattaacttactaatattatattaatgctattttaaatcttaaactacggatgttcaaacctaacctaaggatgttcaattatactaactaactaagactttaacgggaaattatattaactatctaaatttgcgaattactaattttaattaattattatactaactacaattaattaactaatattacattaatgctattttaaatcttaaactaaggatgttcaaacctaacctaaggattaaatacaattaactaacaaatataatcttaaggatattaaggtttaactaaggatgttcaaacctaaacaaaggatgttcaatcctaaattaacaaatatttcataaataaaaatataaagattaacaATCCATTATCATACAATTAAAAATTAGCtagcaaataattaacaaataaacaattaattaatgaaactattaacaaatatttaataactaattaataaaCAATTACCTAATCCGACAATTAAGAAATACGAAATAAATAATCAACAAATAAACAACTACctaacaaataattaacaattaattaataaaaaattttaaaaaaaaacgaaaaaaagggGCAGTGGACTGCCCATTTTCTCACAAAGAAAGTgtgcaatattttttttttcgtaatcCGCAACTATTACACAACAATCATGCTTAGGAtagtaatatatttaacaatgtaatacaaaattcgtagtgaaatacctagattgaaggtggtttttagtttttgaaatcGAGTTCACGTCGCTTTTATTCAAATCAAAGGCTTTTCAAACTTACGTTCGCTTAAATATCTAAGAATATTGACTtttggattaaaaaataacacgaaaatGATGTTTTTAAAAGGTGGGGACCACTGAAATTTGAAGGTTcgtctcttcttcttcttcttttttttttttttttttttttttttaaatggtggGGACTGTCGGGCTGGGGAAGATGGTGGGGACGATATTAAAGAagtattgcgcactaatttagtgcttAAAAGGCAttttggtaacttttttttagtggggtattttggtaccttttgacactttttgggttatttaagttgcggactcgaATTGTAGACTAGTTacatcgaaaaaaaaaaaaaatttaatttgcaTTATTGCAGGTTATCCCCATTGAAAATGATATCCTACCTAAACAAATAAGTGTGAAAATGTACCACAACAACTTTTTATGTCTAGGAATAGAACAACGCAAAGTGGAGGTTGAGCCACTCACTATTTTTAATCATTGACCTATGCCAGCATACTAGTAGTAACATTTTTAACTTTCTATctagattattatttttaaggTGGATAGAGTTGTAGATAAACGGGAAATGAAAAGGATAGGAGAACTTAAGTGAAATCAAATAGATGATGTAGATTACATGAAACGGATAGAATTCCTCCACCTTAGATTAAAGATTTCGGGTTTAAATCTAGAGTGGGGAACGCTTCCTTTAATGGTATCTACATGTTAATCTAAATTAATcagttaaattttaaatattataaatagaaaaataaatggtGTGAGTTCAATAGATTGTAAAATCCTAAATTCAGGAGAGCTTGTGAACATAGGAAGGACATTTTCATTAATTATTTCTGGGACCATTGAGTCTTGACTGTCTCAATCCCTCTAACCTCAAGACCCCTATATATTTATTAGGGATAAGAGTTTaacttcgatatatatatgcgtTGACAATGTAAATTTGTTTTACGTATTAGGTAAAATAAACCCACGACAACGTGTAACTATTCACATAAATATGATATAATGACCTATAAAATAGAGCAACTAACATGTGATAACCTATGTTAAAGTATTC
Coding sequences within it:
- the LOC132034593 gene encoding protein MAIN-LIKE 2-like gives rise to the protein MGYFSSSAPTSSCLRDTISGRYLYYDRALVTAMIELWRLETHTFHLRTGKATITLPDVEVLYGLQVDGRAFYIEEPHQMPSYRQELTRLTAFVPEPHVIWGQSRLSMHSLFAHLRLVDMQHPITEDTPQVDVDRRARLYLLVIFGGILFPNTSGSHMSLRYLPFLEHLSIYRREDRCRCILPAPPGTIFKCV